One window of the Candidatus Chryseobacterium colombiense genome contains the following:
- a CDS encoding EpsG family protein, with protein sequence MLIFFIFFGFRGYIDTDFAVYYPLYETAPTLSDFRGLSNFFSGGEDFLLKVEPGFKVVLVLLKSINKSYFSLQIVSSFIDVLFLNYFFKKYSPQYILGFIMFLIFSGLVIEINLIRNSKAIFLFIYSLQFIKERNAFKYFICNGIGLLFHSSAIFYFPLYFFLHKKFAPAFVWGTFILGNVLYLGQIKFITPIVIAIGNFFGGFYAIMAEAYSKSSMYSYGYGITIGYLEKFLTFIIFYKSYDKIGEYIKDEKLLNIFFNLFFIFTTTYLFLSEYSVLIDRMTTLFVVCYWILYPYLYVVLNRVVKIIFTFVLLLFGILKMYKANNFIIRKYENILWDKPTISRAYFIFNKHIDKILAPKK encoded by the coding sequence ATGTTGATATTTTTTATTTTTTTTGGATTTAGAGGGTATATTGATACAGATTTTGCTGTTTATTATCCATTATATGAAACAGCACCTACTCTTTCTGACTTTCGCGGGCTTTCTAATTTTTTCTCAGGAGGTGAAGATTTTCTTTTGAAAGTGGAACCGGGTTTTAAAGTGGTATTGGTTCTTCTTAAGAGTATTAATAAAAGCTATTTTTCACTGCAAATCGTTTCTTCTTTTATAGATGTACTATTTCTCAATTATTTTTTTAAGAAATATTCTCCTCAGTATATACTGGGTTTCATAATGTTTTTGATATTTTCAGGTTTGGTTATAGAAATCAATCTGATTAGAAATTCAAAAGCAATCTTTCTTTTTATCTATTCTTTACAGTTTATTAAAGAAAGAAATGCTTTTAAATATTTTATATGTAATGGAATAGGATTGCTTTTCCATTCCTCTGCGATTTTTTATTTTCCTCTTTACTTTTTTCTGCATAAAAAGTTCGCTCCTGCATTTGTTTGGGGGACTTTTATACTGGGAAATGTGTTGTATTTGGGACAGATTAAATTTATCACACCGATAGTTATTGCAATTGGGAATTTTTTTGGAGGATTTTATGCTATCATGGCAGAAGCGTATTCAAAAAGCAGTATGTATAGCTATGGATATGGAATTACAATAGGATACCTGGAAAAGTTCTTAACCTTTATCATATTTTATAAATCTTATGATAAAATAGGAGAATATATAAAAGATGAAAAATTGCTTAATATTTTTTTCAATCTGTTCTTTATATTTACGACAACCTACTTGTTTTTATCCGAATATTCCGTTCTGATTGACAGAATGACAACCCTTTTTGTAGTTTGTTATTGGATATTGTATCCTTATTTATATGTTGTACTCAATCGGGTGGTAAAAATTATCTTTACTTTTGTATTGTTATTATTTGGGATTTTGAAGATGTATAAGGCTAATAATTTTATTATTAGAAAATATGAAAATATCTTATGGGATAAACCTACGATCAGTAGAGCTTATTTTATTTTTAATAAACATATAGATAAGATTCTTGCTCCAAAGAAATAA
- a CDS encoding acyltransferase: MIYYNLVLYPLNKMKFGAFGYRSSVKNCIRIEKPKNIFIGKNVSVGKFAWLAANPLTGYDNCKLEIGDNTYIGNSSHIYCTKSIIIEKSVLIADRVYISDNQHGYKDINRPVIEQAIVQLSDVIIREGSWIGENVCISGASVGKNSIVGANSVVTKDIPDYCIAAGAPAKIIKRYSFEKQAWLKTDAKGNFIE, translated from the coding sequence ATGATTTACTATAATTTAGTATTATATCCACTAAATAAAATGAAATTCGGAGCTTTTGGATATAGATCTTCGGTCAAAAATTGTATTCGGATAGAAAAGCCTAAAAATATATTTATAGGTAAAAATGTTTCTGTTGGTAAATTCGCATGGTTAGCTGCTAATCCTTTAACTGGTTATGATAATTGTAAATTGGAAATAGGGGACAATACCTATATAGGAAATTCTTCTCACATTTATTGTACCAAAAGTATTATCATTGAAAAGTCCGTGCTTATTGCAGACAGAGTTTATATTTCGGATAATCAGCACGGATATAAGGATATTAACCGTCCTGTGATTGAGCAGGCAATTGTTCAGCTTTCTGATGTTATCATAAGGGAGGGTTCATGGATCGGGGAAAATGTTTGCATTTCCGGAGCGAGTGTAGGTAAAAACAGTATTGTAGGAGCAAATTCTGTTGTTACAAAAGATATTCCTGATTATTGTATTGCGGCAGGCGCGCCGGCAAAAATTATAAAGCGTTATTCATTTGAAAAACAGGCATGGTTAAAGACAGATGCTAAAGGCAATTTTATTGAATGA
- a CDS encoding glycosyltransferase family 4 protein, with the protein MKVAFLSTFALDANISLIHALRKKNDVYFFTEALHEVYNFLNKEKLKENISKGTEVDELSRFHELIDLDKTYVIKGTRTVNILKKLYISYKINLYLKKINPDVIIIDNYMLTYFFSTLSYRKKMLLIVHDPFLHSGENFMMDRMLRSLQFSLIDNKILLNKNQKKDFIQHYNYNPDNIYTSFLSVYDYLRYCKTNNSSPPSGFNLLFFGRISPYKGIRFLLDAFVKMIDLQPDADMTLTIAGSGNFDFNIEVYKQYPQINILNEYIYPENLADLISQASVVVCPYTDATQSGVIMSAYAFKKPVIATNVGGLPEMVEDKKTGLIIEPKSSDAIYNAVWELYKNKGVLDEMSRNIEKVYFGGEKSWASSANQFMDAFTKIIKK; encoded by the coding sequence ATGAAGGTTGCTTTTTTATCTACATTTGCTTTAGATGCCAATATTTCTTTGATTCATGCACTCAGGAAAAAAAATGATGTATATTTCTTTACAGAAGCACTTCACGAAGTATATAATTTTTTAAACAAAGAAAAATTAAAAGAAAATATTTCGAAAGGGACGGAAGTTGATGAACTCTCCCGTTTCCATGAACTTATAGATCTTGATAAGACCTATGTCATAAAGGGAACACGTACTGTAAATATTCTTAAAAAGCTTTATATCTCATATAAAATAAATCTATATTTAAAAAAAATAAATCCTGATGTGATTATTATAGATAATTACATGCTTACCTATTTTTTTTCAACATTATCATACCGTAAGAAAATGTTGCTCATTGTACATGATCCGTTTTTACATTCAGGTGAAAACTTTATGATGGACCGTATGTTACGAAGCCTGCAGTTTAGTCTTATAGATAACAAAATACTATTAAACAAAAATCAAAAAAAAGATTTTATACAGCACTATAACTATAATCCCGATAATATTTATACTTCTTTTTTAAGTGTATATGATTATTTAAGATATTGTAAAACGAATAATTCTTCTCCTCCTTCTGGGTTTAATCTGTTATTTTTTGGTAGAATATCACCTTATAAAGGAATCAGATTTTTATTAGATGCTTTTGTGAAGATGATAGACCTTCAGCCTGATGCAGATATGACACTCACTATTGCAGGAAGTGGAAATTTTGATTTTAATATTGAAGTTTATAAACAATACCCGCAAATAAATATCCTGAATGAGTATATTTATCCTGAAAATTTAGCGGATCTTATTTCTCAGGCTTCGGTAGTCGTTTGTCCCTATACAGATGCTACCCAAAGCGGGGTGATTATGTCTGCTTATGCGTTTAAGAAACCTGTGATTGCAACTAATGTAGGAGGACTGCCGGAGATGGTGGAAGATAAGAAAACAGGATTGATAATTGAGCCCAAAAGTTCTGATGCCATTTATAATGCTGTATGGGAGCTTTACAAGAATAAAGGCGTATTAGACGAAATGTCCCGGAATATAGAGAAAGTATATTTTGGAGGAGAAAAAAGTTGGGCAAGTTCGGCAAATCAATTTATGGATGCATTTACAAAAATAATAAAGAAATGA
- a CDS encoding GDP-mannose 4,6-dehydratase: MMKKNILITGGAGFIGSNIALKLIERGWNVTVLDNLSPQIHGDNPEITSPLYKSIFDKVRFIKGSVTLIDDWMNAVKDQNAIIHLAAETGTGQSMYEIQKYTEVNIGGTARMLDILANTSHQVKKVIIASSRAIYGEGKYKCQEHGTVYPVERLDQDMAKGDFLCKCPICHQTVEILPTTEDSKIHPTSVYGITKQNQEQLVLAVCKSLKIAAVAYRYQNVYGPGQSLSNPYTGILSIFSTRIKNGNAINIFEDGKETRDFVFIDDVAEATILGLEKEEANGEVYNVGTGVATDVVMVAETLSKFYQQQVPIQISGNYRLGDIRHNFADISKIKKELGFEPQWSFEKGIEAFTSWVNKQQIPEDKYEVSIEEMKNKGLYK; encoded by the coding sequence ATGATGAAAAAAAATATATTAATTACGGGAGGGGCAGGTTTTATAGGTTCAAATATAGCATTGAAACTTATAGAAAGAGGATGGAACGTGACGGTTTTAGATAATCTGTCACCACAGATTCATGGTGATAATCCCGAAATCACTTCACCTCTTTACAAAAGTATATTTGATAAAGTCAGATTTATAAAAGGTTCTGTCACATTAATAGATGACTGGATGAACGCTGTTAAAGATCAGAATGCAATCATTCATTTGGCGGCGGAAACAGGAACCGGGCAGTCGATGTATGAAATTCAAAAATATACTGAAGTAAATATAGGAGGAACGGCTCGTATGCTCGATATACTTGCGAATACCTCTCATCAAGTGAAAAAAGTTATTATTGCTTCTTCCCGGGCGATATACGGAGAGGGTAAATATAAATGTCAAGAGCATGGGACTGTATATCCGGTCGAAAGATTAGATCAGGATATGGCAAAAGGAGATTTTTTATGTAAATGTCCTATATGCCACCAAACTGTTGAAATACTCCCTACTACAGAAGATAGTAAAATTCATCCAACCTCTGTTTATGGTATTACTAAACAAAATCAAGAGCAGCTGGTTTTAGCGGTATGTAAATCTTTAAAAATTGCAGCCGTTGCCTATCGATATCAAAACGTGTATGGTCCCGGACAGTCTTTGTCGAACCCATATACAGGAATACTATCTATTTTTTCTACCCGAATTAAAAACGGAAATGCAATCAATATCTTTGAAGATGGTAAAGAAACAAGAGATTTTGTTTTTATAGATGATGTTGCAGAAGCCACTATTCTAGGACTGGAAAAAGAAGAGGCCAATGGTGAAGTATATAATGTAGGAACTGGTGTTGCAACGGATGTGGTAATGGTTGCCGAAACCTTATCTAAATTCTATCAACAGCAAGTCCCAATACAGATTTCCGGAAATTATAGATTAGGAGATATAAGACATAATTTTGCAGACATATCCAAAATTAAGAAAGAATTAGGTTTTGAGCCACAATGGAGTTTTGAAAAAGGAATAGAAGCTTTTACAAGTTGGGTTAATAAACAGCAAATTCCTGAGGATAAATATGAAGTATCTATTGAGGAGATGAAAAACAAAGGCTTGTATAAATGA
- a CDS encoding CatB-related O-acetyltransferase, which translates to MSKLINVVFGKYNWIGNNVIIINSSIDDFSYIAESSVICETKIGKFCSIGPNVRIAPGKHPTHTFASTHPSIYSNPSNLLKNFSKEDIFEYKKNVMIGNDVWIGANAIILNGVKIGDGAIIGANTVVTSDVESYAIVVGSPGKLVKYRFLQEEIDYLLKLKWWDKSHEWIQLNSENLCDIKKLINLNPLL; encoded by the coding sequence ATGTCTAAATTAATTAATGTTGTTTTCGGAAAATACAATTGGATTGGGAATAATGTAATTATCATAAATTCTTCCATTGATGATTTCTCATACATTGCCGAGAGTTCGGTAATCTGTGAAACTAAAATAGGAAAATTTTGTTCCATAGGACCCAATGTCAGAATAGCACCGGGAAAACATCCTACCCATACATTTGCCAGTACACATCCTTCCATCTATTCTAACCCATCTAATCTTTTGAAGAATTTTTCTAAAGAAGATATTTTTGAATATAAAAAAAATGTCATGATTGGTAACGATGTATGGATTGGAGCAAATGCAATTATACTTAATGGAGTTAAAATCGGGGATGGAGCCATAATCGGAGCAAACACTGTTGTCACATCTGATGTAGAATCATACGCAATTGTTGTAGGCTCACCCGGTAAATTGGTAAAATATAGGTTTCTGCAGGAAGAAATTGATTATTTGTTAAAATTAAAATGGTGGGATAAAAGCCATGAATGGATACAGCTGAATTCTGAAAACCTATGTGACATAAAAAAATTGATTAACCTTAATCCATTGCTGTAA
- a CDS encoding polysaccharide biosynthesis tyrosine autokinase → MDKKYLKEETSIKEILAPYLKNWKYFVASVALMFILAVFYMKSTVPIYKAQTSVLIKDAKKMSVASGDIGVLQSLGGLSGMGTNSIENEVGVFQSKAIVEDVLKEHNFQTPVYAKQTFYNLELYGASNPYIIHIIQEKEDADLPEKSISIKNEGNDIVLSSEEWKQDIKTSFNKTTVLPFATIMIGKNPSYRAPKKINLSDIFFIYNSFDNTVNDFQQALAVDLLDKDGTIISLAVDFENKEKAKDFLNGLVRQYNIYAISDKNIESKKTKDFIDKRIALISSELGDVETQKEGYKANNNIVDLPSEARINLQLKEQSKAQILELGTQLELNKILQNTLNKKGKGDVLPINIGLESDAAAKSIQDYNTLVLQRNKYLENATPDNPLVKELNKQIEEIKSSLSQSLQKNVISLELAKRKVESQLGGSEHMISKIPTQEKLFRSIERQQQIKENLYLLLLQKREEAAITMEITAEKARVIDKAFVFKKPVAPKKLMILGAFVLLGVLIPLAWIYLKGLLQSTIIKRADLTKLTNLPVIAEIPKLTNKDNILVHFNDVSPIAEAFRIFVTNLRFLLPGKESPYTIMITSSVKGEGKTFISTNLSIILASSRDKVLVVGADVRNPQLQRYNPSMKLAKGLTEFLSGDVSDVNEIIHSSGYNENCDFIYSGSIPPNPTDLLQNGRLDELLYVIKEKNKYKYIVLDTAPLLLVTDSFLIADKSDAIVYVTRSEISEKSYIEFLNHSIEDNKLKNVGIVLNGIKESNFGYGNKYGYGYHAEEKKWWQRYF, encoded by the coding sequence GCGTTGATGTTTATTTTAGCCGTTTTTTATATGAAATCTACGGTGCCTATATATAAAGCTCAGACTTCAGTTTTGATTAAAGATGCTAAAAAAATGTCTGTTGCCTCAGGAGATATTGGAGTGCTTCAGAGTTTAGGTGGCCTTAGTGGAATGGGAACGAATAGTATTGAAAATGAAGTAGGAGTTTTTCAATCTAAAGCAATTGTAGAAGATGTTTTAAAAGAGCATAATTTTCAGACACCGGTATATGCTAAGCAAACTTTTTATAATTTAGAGCTTTACGGGGCATCCAATCCTTATATTATCCATATTATTCAGGAAAAAGAAGATGCGGATCTTCCTGAAAAATCTATATCTATTAAAAATGAGGGAAATGACATTGTATTATCTTCTGAGGAGTGGAAACAAGACATAAAAACTTCGTTTAACAAAACAACGGTTTTGCCTTTTGCTACAATAATGATTGGTAAAAACCCAAGCTATAGGGCGCCTAAAAAAATAAATTTATCTGATATTTTCTTCATTTATAATAGTTTTGATAATACTGTAAATGATTTTCAGCAGGCTTTGGCAGTTGATTTACTGGATAAAGATGGTACCATTATTAGCCTTGCGGTAGATTTTGAAAATAAAGAAAAAGCGAAAGATTTTCTTAATGGTTTAGTAAGGCAATATAATATCTACGCAATTAGCGATAAAAATATTGAGTCTAAGAAAACCAAAGATTTTATTGATAAAAGAATTGCGCTTATTTCTAGTGAATTAGGAGATGTTGAAACACAAAAAGAAGGATATAAGGCCAATAATAATATTGTAGATTTACCATCGGAAGCCCGAATTAATCTTCAGTTAAAAGAACAGAGCAAAGCTCAGATATTGGAACTGGGTACTCAGTTAGAACTGAATAAAATTCTTCAGAATACCCTTAATAAAAAAGGTAAAGGTGATGTTTTGCCAATCAATATAGGATTGGAAAGTGACGCCGCAGCAAAATCAATTCAAGATTATAATACGCTTGTATTACAGAGAAACAAATATCTGGAAAATGCTACTCCAGATAACCCATTGGTAAAGGAGCTAAATAAGCAGATTGAAGAAATAAAATCTTCTTTATCACAATCTTTACAAAAAAATGTAATTTCTTTAGAATTAGCCAAGAGAAAAGTAGAAAGTCAGCTTGGAGGTTCTGAACATATGATCAGCAAAATACCAACTCAGGAGAAGTTATTCAGAAGTATCGAAAGACAACAGCAAATAAAAGAAAATTTATATTTGTTACTTTTGCAGAAAAGGGAAGAAGCCGCGATCACTATGGAGATTACTGCGGAGAAAGCAAGAGTTATAGATAAAGCATTTGTATTTAAAAAACCTGTTGCACCTAAAAAATTAATGATATTGGGAGCATTCGTTTTATTGGGTGTTTTGATACCTCTAGCATGGATATATTTAAAAGGTCTTCTTCAGAGTACAATTATTAAGAGAGCTGATCTCACAAAATTAACTAATCTGCCGGTAATTGCTGAAATTCCAAAACTGACAAATAAAGACAATATTCTAGTACACTTTAATGATGTTTCTCCTATTGCTGAGGCTTTTAGGATATTTGTTACAAATCTAAGATTTCTTCTGCCCGGAAAAGAATCTCCTTATACTATTATGATTACTTCTTCTGTAAAAGGAGAAGGAAAAACTTTTATTTCTACCAATTTGTCAATTATATTGGCTTCTTCTAGAGATAAAGTCCTAGTAGTAGGAGCAGATGTAAGGAATCCACAACTTCAGCGTTACAATCCTTCTATGAAATTGGCAAAAGGCTTGACGGAATTCTTAAGTGGAGATGTTTCAGATGTTAATGAAATTATACATTCAAGCGGATATAATGAGAACTGTGATTTTATCTATTCGGGTTCTATACCTCCCAATCCAACAGATCTTTTACAGAATGGCAGACTGGATGAGCTTTTATATGTTATTAAAGAGAAAAATAAATATAAATATATTGTTTTAGATACAGCCCCTCTTTTATTGGTTACAGATTCTTTCCTTATTGCTGATAAAAGTGATGCCATTGTGTATGTTACAAGATCTGAAATCTCTGAAAAAAGCTATATAGAGTTCTTAAATCATTCTATTGAAGACAATAAACTTAAGAATGTGGGTATTGTTCTGAATGGTATCAAAGAATCTAATTTCGGATATGGAAATAAATATGGATATGGATATCATGCTGAAGAAAAAAAGTGGTGGCAAAGATATTTTTAA
- a CDS encoding oligosaccharide flippase family protein, translated as MLSSKKITINAFSAVVQVVFTALLYFFLYKYLLTTIGVQQLGIWSLILSFSSIANLANLGMTSGLVKFVAEYILDHDKSKLGKLIFTSVLSMSILFIGLSLIILSGAEFFLKYVIDKQFLSIALEILPYSLASLCINAVGGVFTSVLEGYQKNYIRNFIYVVSGMIMFGGAIILTPVYHLKGVAIAQLIQSVFIFLAALVFTVRISPNNKMRYWKWNKDSFKELFNYGYKFQLVSISQLLYEPATKLLLSKYGGLALLGHYEMATKAVNQFRALLTSANQVVVPVVAEKAKTEGSSFLQSFYIKMNRILLLFNLPLSTFLILATPIISLLWLGSFNFDFIFSMFFLVISTFINIMCGPAYFSSMGEGKLNVLVIVHVSMAVINIILGIVLGLYAGGYGIILAWTIALSIGSIVVIISYNKSLKINFFDVFRKEEAKLLWVSLLIIIINVLSYQIISAERNNLKVILGIFSLFLYLPVIFRNENVKQLISSIKK; from the coding sequence ATGCTATCCTCAAAAAAAATTACAATAAATGCTTTTTCAGCAGTAGTACAAGTAGTATTTACAGCTTTATTGTATTTTTTTTTATATAAGTACCTGTTGACCACGATTGGAGTGCAACAATTAGGAATATGGTCATTAATATTATCGTTTTCTTCTATTGCTAATCTGGCTAATTTAGGAATGACTTCGGGATTGGTAAAATTTGTTGCAGAGTATATTTTAGACCATGATAAAAGTAAATTGGGAAAACTGATTTTTACTTCTGTTCTATCAATGTCAATTCTTTTTATAGGACTAAGTTTAATTATTCTTTCTGGAGCAGAGTTTTTTTTAAAGTATGTAATTGATAAACAATTTTTAAGCATTGCATTGGAAATACTTCCTTATTCTCTAGCTTCACTTTGCATCAATGCAGTAGGAGGGGTTTTTACTTCCGTTTTGGAAGGGTATCAAAAGAATTATATCAGAAATTTTATTTATGTGGTCTCAGGGATGATTATGTTTGGTGGGGCAATTATATTAACTCCTGTATATCATCTTAAAGGGGTTGCCATTGCACAACTTATTCAGTCTGTTTTTATTTTTCTTGCAGCCTTAGTATTTACTGTGAGAATTAGCCCAAATAATAAAATGCGTTATTGGAAATGGAACAAAGACTCATTTAAGGAACTTTTTAATTATGGTTATAAATTTCAATTGGTTTCAATCAGCCAGCTTTTATATGAGCCGGCTACGAAACTTCTTTTGAGTAAATATGGCGGGCTTGCATTGCTTGGACATTATGAAATGGCCACTAAAGCTGTCAATCAGTTTCGGGCTTTATTAACGAGTGCAAATCAGGTCGTAGTTCCTGTTGTTGCCGAAAAAGCTAAAACAGAAGGCTCTTCTTTTTTACAAAGCTTTTATATAAAAATGAATCGTATTTTACTTTTATTTAATTTGCCATTATCTACTTTTTTAATTTTAGCGACTCCTATAATTTCTTTACTGTGGCTAGGTAGTTTTAATTTTGATTTTATTTTTTCAATGTTTTTTTTAGTGATCTCCACTTTTATTAATATTATGTGTGGACCGGCCTATTTTAGTTCAATGGGAGAAGGGAAATTGAATGTATTAGTGATCGTTCATGTGAGTATGGCTGTTATTAATATTATTTTAGGAATAGTTTTAGGTTTGTATGCAGGGGGATATGGAATTATTTTAGCATGGACAATTGCTCTTTCTATCGGATCGATAGTGGTCATTATCAGCTATAATAAATCTTTAAAAATTAATTTCTTTGATGTTTTCCGAAAAGAAGAAGCTAAATTATTATGGGTTAGTTTGTTAATTATTATTATAAATGTTCTTTCATATCAGATTATTTCTGCAGAAAGAAATAATCTGAAAGTGATTTTAGGCATATTTTCACTATTTTTATATTTACCTGTTATTTTTAGAAATGAAAATGTTAAACAATTAATTTCATCCATAAAAAAATAA
- a CDS encoding glycosyltransferase family 2 protein has translation MSEKIGIVTVLYNSESVLEEFFETLNTQTYTNFVLYVVDNLSPDNSLLLSEKLASNYEFETVIIKNNANYGVAKGNNIGIGRAIEDQCDLILLSNNDIAIENEALIKLLTGLHEHNADMAVPKIYFYGTNTIWAVGGGYNKRNGITVQYGQEEEDNGQFNLDKQVTYAPTCFMLIKKEVFDSVGMMDENYFVYFDDTDFVYRALNKKKKLWYISDSIIQHNESTSTGKMSDFSVRFLWRNLIYFALKNYHSFYATYVVVYNFFYILIILYFRYSRHQWLVALKAYKEGLNLYIDNRLSKKKTSF, from the coding sequence ATGAGTGAAAAAATAGGTATAGTTACCGTTTTATATAATAGTGAATCTGTTCTTGAAGAGTTTTTTGAGACCCTAAATACGCAGACTTATACCAATTTTGTTTTGTATGTAGTCGATAATCTTTCTCCGGACAACTCTTTGTTGTTAAGTGAAAAATTAGCATCAAATTATGAGTTTGAAACTGTAATTATTAAGAATAATGCAAACTATGGCGTTGCTAAAGGAAATAATATAGGCATAGGAAGAGCTATTGAAGATCAATGTGATTTAATATTATTATCTAATAATGATATTGCAATTGAAAATGAAGCCCTTATAAAATTGCTGACAGGTCTACATGAGCATAATGCAGATATGGCAGTTCCGAAAATATATTTTTATGGTACCAATACAATCTGGGCAGTAGGGGGAGGTTATAATAAACGCAATGGAATTACGGTACAATATGGGCAGGAAGAGGAAGACAACGGACAGTTTAATCTGGATAAGCAGGTAACCTATGCGCCGACTTGTTTTATGCTCATAAAAAAAGAAGTGTTTGATAGTGTAGGAATGATGGATGAGAACTATTTTGTGTATTTTGACGATACCGATTTTGTATACAGGGCTCTGAACAAGAAGAAAAAACTATGGTATATATCGGATTCAATTATTCAGCATAATGAATCTACCTCAACCGGAAAAATGAGCGATTTTTCAGTAAGATTTCTTTGGCGGAATTTAATTTATTTCGCACTTAAAAATTATCATTCTTTTTATGCGACATATGTTGTAGTGTACAATTTTTTCTACATTTTAATTATATTGTATTTCAGATATTCCCGGCATCAATGGCTGGTCGCTTTGAAAGCTTATAAGGAAGGACTGAATTTGTATATAGATAATAGATTATCAAAAAAGAAGACTAGTTTTTAA